One Mesorhizobium loti genomic window carries:
- a CDS encoding DNA-directed RNA polymerase subunit alpha has protein sequence MIQKNWQELIKPNKIEFSSKKKTLTTLVAEPLERGFGLTLGNALRRVLLSSLRGAAVTAVQIDGVLHEFSSIAGVREDVTDIVLNIKEIAIRMEGDGPKRMVVRKQGPGAVLAGDIQTVGDVEILNPDHVICTLDEGAEIRMEFTVDTGKGYVPAERNRAEDAPIGLIPVDSLYSPVKKVSYKVENTREGQVLDYDKLTMTIETDGSISGEDAVAFAARILQDQLGLFVNFDEPQKEVAAEAVTELAFNPALLKKVDELELSVRSANCLKNDNIVYIGDLIQKTEAEMLRTPNFGRKSLNEIKEVLAAMGLHLGMEVPDWPPENIEDLAKRYEDQY, from the coding sequence ATGATCCAGAAAAATTGGCAGGAACTGATCAAGCCGAACAAGATCGAGTTCTCGTCGAAGAAGAAGACGCTGACCACGCTGGTCGCCGAGCCGCTCGAGCGCGGCTTCGGCCTCACGCTGGGCAACGCGCTGCGCCGCGTGCTTCTGTCTTCGCTGCGCGGTGCGGCTGTCACCGCCGTGCAGATCGACGGCGTTCTGCATGAATTCTCGTCCATCGCCGGCGTGCGCGAGGACGTGACCGACATCGTCTTGAACATCAAGGAAATCGCCATCCGCATGGAAGGCGATGGCCCCAAGCGCATGGTCGTACGCAAGCAGGGCCCGGGTGCGGTTCTCGCCGGCGACATCCAGACGGTTGGCGACGTCGAGATCCTCAACCCCGACCACGTCATCTGCACGCTGGACGAAGGCGCTGAAATCCGCATGGAGTTCACCGTCGACACCGGTAAGGGCTACGTGCCTGCCGAGCGCAACCGCGCCGAAGACGCGCCGATCGGCCTGATCCCGGTCGACAGCCTCTATTCGCCGGTCAAGAAGGTCTCCTACAAGGTCGAAAACACCCGCGAGGGCCAGGTTCTCGACTATGACAAGCTGACCATGACCATCGAGACCGACGGTTCGATCTCGGGCGAGGACGCGGTGGCTTTCGCCGCTCGCATCCTGCAGGACCAGCTTGGCCTGTTCGTCAACTTCGACGAGCCGCAGAAGGAAGTCGCCGCCGAAGCCGTCACCGAGCTCGCCTTCAACCCGGCGCTGCTCAAGAAGGTCGACGAACTCGAGCTTTCGGTGCGTTCGGCCAACTGCCTGAAGAACGACAACATCGTCTACATTGGCGATCTCATCCAGAAGACCGAAGCCGAGATGCTGCGCACCCCGAACTTCGGCCGCAAGTCGCTGAACGAGATCAAGGAAGTCCTGGCGGCGATGGGCCTGCACCTCGGCATGGAAGTGCCGGACTGGCCGCCGGAGAACATCGAAGACCTCGCCAAGCGTTACGAAGACCAATATTGA
- a CDS encoding 30S ribosomal protein S11 yields the protein MAKEAARVRRRERKNISSGVAHVNSTFNNTMITITDAQGNSIAWSSAGAQGFKGSRKSTPFAAQMAAEDVAKKAQEHGMRMLEVEVCGPGSGRESALRALQAAGFTITSIRDVTPIPHNGCRPRKKRRV from the coding sequence ATGGCCAAGGAAGCCGCTCGTGTTCGCCGTCGCGAACGCAAGAATATCTCGTCGGGCGTTGCCCACGTCAATTCGACCTTCAACAACACGATGATCACCATCACCGACGCGCAGGGCAACTCGATTGCCTGGTCGTCGGCTGGCGCCCAGGGCTTCAAGGGTTCGCGCAAGTCGACCCCGTTCGCTGCCCAGATGGCTGCTGAGGATGTTGCCAAGAAGGCCCAGGAACACGGCATGCGCATGCTTGAAGTCGAGGTCTGCGGACCTGGCTCGGGTCGTGAGTCTGCTCTGCGCGCCCTGCAGGCGGCCGGCTTCACCATCACCTCGATCCGTGATGTGACGCCGATCCCGCACAATGGCTGCCGCCCGCGCAAGAAGCGCCGCGTCTAA
- a CDS encoding protease Do, which produces MRAKRLSLVLLCAFMVFAAAPAVRQALAEDAAKPADPGLSDVLTDLLHGVEGENSTSGPDKRVPFGREEVQLSFAPLVKQTAPAVVNVYASQTAKVTSPFEGDPFFEEFFGRAQPRAQSSLGSGVLVDPSGVIVTNFHVIKDADEVKVATADGREFTSKVMLKDETLDLAVLKIESDKPFPVIAIGDSDALEVGDLVLAIGNPFGVGQTTTSGIVSALARSHIGVSDSGYFIQTDAAINPGNSGGALINMGGQLVGINTAIYSRSGGSIGIGFAIPANMVRAFADAAKAGLDFFERPYIGAEFEAVTPQIAESLGMEKPTGALVSSVEATGPAGKAGLKAGDVVLQINGKPVESIEALDYRMATLSIGTKANFAVLTKGQQAAMDIALERAPEGAKASEVTLHGRSPFSGAKVAELSPRLAQKLGLRTDLKGVTVIDINRDSPAADFGFLPGDIVREVNGTTIDTAATLAQVAQQDTRWWRFTVERGGQILRQVLRY; this is translated from the coding sequence ATGCGCGCCAAAAGACTGTCCCTTGTCCTGCTCTGCGCCTTCATGGTGTTCGCAGCCGCACCGGCAGTCCGGCAGGCGCTGGCCGAAGATGCCGCAAAGCCTGCCGATCCGGGACTGTCGGACGTGCTGACCGATCTGTTGCATGGCGTTGAAGGCGAGAATTCTACCTCGGGGCCAGACAAGCGCGTGCCCTTCGGCCGCGAGGAGGTGCAGCTTTCGTTCGCGCCGCTGGTCAAGCAGACCGCGCCGGCCGTCGTCAACGTCTATGCCTCGCAGACGGCCAAGGTCACATCGCCTTTTGAAGGCGATCCGTTCTTCGAGGAGTTTTTCGGCCGCGCCCAGCCGCGTGCGCAGTCCTCGCTCGGCTCAGGCGTGCTCGTCGATCCGAGTGGCGTCATCGTCACCAATTTCCACGTCATCAAGGATGCCGACGAGGTCAAGGTGGCGACCGCCGACGGCCGCGAATTCACCAGCAAGGTGATGCTGAAGGACGAGACGCTGGATCTTGCCGTGCTCAAGATCGAATCCGACAAACCGTTCCCGGTCATCGCCATCGGCGATTCCGACGCGCTCGAGGTCGGCGACCTAGTGCTGGCCATCGGCAACCCCTTCGGCGTCGGCCAGACCACCACCAGCGGCATCGTTTCGGCACTCGCCCGCAGCCATATCGGCGTCTCGGATTCGGGCTATTTCATCCAGACCGATGCGGCCATCAATCCCGGCAATTCCGGCGGCGCCCTGATCAACATGGGCGGCCAGCTGGTCGGCATCAACACCGCCATCTACAGCCGCAGCGGCGGCTCGATCGGCATCGGCTTTGCCATCCCGGCCAATATGGTGCGGGCTTTTGCCGATGCCGCAAAGGCAGGCCTCGACTTCTTCGAACGGCCCTATATCGGCGCCGAGTTCGAGGCGGTGACGCCGCAGATCGCCGAATCGCTCGGCATGGAAAAGCCGACCGGGGCGCTGGTCTCTTCCGTCGAAGCGACCGGACCGGCGGGCAAGGCCGGGCTGAAGGCGGGCGATGTCGTGCTGCAGATCAACGGCAAGCCGGTCGAGAGCATCGAGGCGCTGGACTATCGCATGGCGACGCTGTCGATCGGCACCAAGGCGAATTTCGCGGTGCTGACCAAGGGCCAGCAGGCGGCGATGGACATTGCGCTGGAGCGCGCGCCGGAGGGGGCGAAAGCCTCGGAAGTGACGCTGCATGGCCGCAGCCCATTCTCGGGCGCCAAAGTCGCGGAACTGTCGCCGCGGCTTGCCCAGAAGCTCGGCCTGCGCACCGACCTCAAGGGCGTCACGGTGATCGACATCAACCGCGATTCGCCGGCCGCCGATTTCGGCTTCCTGCCGGGCGACATCGTACGTGAGGTCAACGGCACCACC
- a CDS encoding 50S ribosomal protein L17 produces the protein MRHGFKGRRFARSISHRKSMFANLAVSLLEHEQIVTTLPKAKDLRPIVEKLVTLGKRGDLHARRQVIAQIGNEGVVKRLFDTIAPRYATRNGGYLRIMKAGFRHGDNAAMAVIEFVDRDTDAKGAADRARLEAEGTEADAAAA, from the coding sequence ATGCGCCACGGTTTCAAAGGCCGCCGCTTCGCCCGAAGCATTAGCCATCGCAAGTCGATGTTCGCCAACCTCGCCGTGTCGCTGCTCGAGCACGAGCAGATCGTCACCACCCTGCCGAAGGCGAAGGACCTGCGTCCGATCGTCGAGAAGCTGGTGACGCTCGGCAAGCGCGGCGACCTGCACGCCCGCCGCCAGGTCATTGCCCAGATCGGCAATGAAGGCGTCGTCAAGCGCCTGTTCGACACCATCGCCCCGCGCTACGCCACCCGCAATGGCGGCTATCTGCGCATCATGAAGGCAGGCTTCCGTCACGGCGACAACGCCGCGATGGCCGTCATCGAGTTCGTCGATCGCGACACGGATGCCAAGGGCGCCGCCGACCGCGCTCGCCTCGAAGCCGAAGGCACCGAAGCGGACGCCGCGGCCGCATAA